TAACCAACAGTCGGATCACATTACTAAAATAGTATTTGACACAATCTATAGCTATTTCAAACGgctatattaatatattctgtaattattttaaacggtaactaatagtttttttacggctactattattatatcaattataaataatagtttaaattaaatttgtaaatattttataaaaatacaataaatcaaatatttgtTAAAAGTTGCTGGTCTACTTTGGCTTGAGATTGAGTACTGGGAATTTGTTTCGCCAAATATGGTAGTAAAGAGATTACTCGTTATGGTGGTGGAAGGTAGAAGAAATGTGGGCTAGGGTCGCATGTGCAAGTGGGACTCATTTAAGTGGAGCAATTCTGATGATACCATGGGTCTCCATCACAATAATAATTCAACTCTTTATTCTTTCCCTGGGGTCGAAATTTGGGACCAGACAGATGATGGGTGTGAACCCCTTTAATTGCTGTATAATGTATGTACTCTTTTGTATTGTATAACGATTCctgtatttcttttattttctttttacaattatttttatgttttttcttgCACTCTTGATTGCATAGTTTATGAATTAGAAATGTAGAACaatcaattttcatttttgattaaattttacaaaatattaattttaattatcataaacTAATCAATGTCACCAatgttttaaatttgtattttacAACAATATACCTCTATGCTGTTAAAATGGATTTTAAAAGTGTCAATTGGGAAATTTACAGTTTTTATATTCGATTTTTTagtcaattaataataaaaattggtCATTTTTGTAATAAGAGTTGTAATAAGAGGAAAATTGTTCTCAAGTTTATGATTAAGTTTTTGTCTACATTAatcataaatatgtattttaataccaatttaaatatataaatgtgttatcaataaatattacCACACGTTACTAAATAGAttagatatattaaaattgtagctgaatatttttaaaatctaatttattatatatattatattcacttctccatcaattaaaaaataataaaataaactcttTCTCCATAACTACAAATTccaacaaaaggaaaaaaaaagaaaaggcttattgtttattgttattgttatttatgattattattttggtataATTAGGCAGCTTTGTCGGCATGTTGGCCTTGGATAGACCCCACAAAGCATAGAAAAATACACAAGTGAAAGGCCCTTAAAAAGACAACAACCCACAACCCCGTATGATAAACACTACCACTATCACCACCCACCACCAACTTGCCATTATATCAACATTTCAGCAAAAAGCTTTTCTCCGAAACCTCAATAACAAAAAAACCTCTGCACAATGAATAGTACCTCAAAAAAACACATCTATTCCAGCAACAAATAATTGcctgttatatatatatatatatatatatatatagacacaCACATACACTCACTCACTCTCGATCAATCAAAACCCTAACATAATACACATCATGTTTCATAGCTTTTCAAGAATCCGGCGAAACATGAGGAAAAGCCCACGAGTAGCTGATGAAAGCATGTTTATTAACAATGGAGCTGAGTTTCCAATCTTTGTGCGTGAAATGGATAGATCAAGGCACAGATGGAGTGGGCTCTCTGCTATTTTTAGTATAGTTCTTGCGCCATTATCTCttctttcttgcttttctCAACCTCATGCAAATGGTGCTGATGGGCTGTGGGTGTCTGGTGAGTTAGCTCAGCTATCAGAGATGAATCACCTTATGGTAAATGATAGCATGCGCTATGCAATCTtgatgtaaaaagaaaaagaaaaacaaaagttattattaactataatatatagtttttggTTAGGGGAAAGCAAATGGAAGTGGGAAAATTTTTGCTCTTCAAAGGGTGCTTGGCATGGATGTTAACTTATATAGCCTTTTTTAAGGTTGCAAtccatgttttctttttctttttcttttttatgcacatatatatatgttgatgatgagATTATTATATCATGAATACTCTTTCCATGTAAGAGCTAgcaatgattttcttttctttttaattttttcttctttttttttttttttgggaaaGAATTTTTAGAAGGAAGAGTATTTAGGATgttgatttaataataatgataataatactCATCTAAGTCTCAATCCATGAGGTGTATGTATCTATTGAGTGGAATCTAATTTAGTCTTATGTATGTGCATGAGGGCAAGTTTCAAGAAATGAGTAGAGCTATAAGCTGGTTAAAGTTTCTCTGGTTTCTCGATGAGTTAATCTTGTGCAATGAGAATCACAAAAATCATTGTAGAAGtccttttttatcttaaaataatagcagttatatatttaaagatgAAACCATAGAACAcaatgtaattaattaattaattagtgggGATGTTTTGTTTGTAGCTTTTGGGGGCTGAGGGAATGTATCACTGTTGTAAAGTTAATAAgggaaatttaaataaataaaaatagcaaaaatatTCCACCAAGTTTTCACCTGTTACTTCAAGTCACAGGCAGCATCATGTTCTGTTTTGATTTATATAACATATAGGAAGATAGATCATAATCaagaattaagattttaacttaaaatttgaaatctttTAGGCCTACTTAGCCTACTTTGTTCATTGTGAATGATGTAGTTAGGTCTTGtcattaacaaaagaaaagcataTAATATATGATTCTTTGGCCAAACCTTTctatctaatttctttttcttttgtttgttttttcttaaattaagaTATGGGAATAAATTCCATATGATACAAGCTTAGGAGCCTCTACTTTATGAGACACTGGAATTCGCTTGCACCACATTACTGATATATTCCAATGGCATGTGATAACTCATAAAGATATGCCATTTTAATTGGAATCTAGTGTTTAATATAATCTCTCTCAGTACTTGGAGACTTAATATGATTTGGGTCCAATTTGAAGAATCTACCCAAGTTCTATAGCCTTAAACATATGTGAGTTGTTAtgtttctatattttctttctgtaCTTTCACTTAGCATTGTCCTTCAAACATTTAATTTAGAGCATTGTTATGTATTTGTTAGACTCATATCAGTTTAGTAACTTTATATcatttacaataattttttatattttataattcttttatagttCTACACTATTTATTGAAATTCGTACTTAGTATTTtacaatattttcttaaattttatagtttttttattttaagaaaatcaatttataGATCCGACCAACACCAAATTTTACTACACTTTTATATAGAGAAGCTATCTTGAACTAAATGGATGttgcacatatatatattcgtgttgattaaatatatattagtgattttgataatgattAGAGGAATCTAATGGGATTGTGGAAGTGTTCAAATGAAAGAGAGAGGGCAAGAAACGAGTAATGATGTGGTTGTGTTTATGTCCATATTTAGTGcgacataaaaaaaaaaaaaaaagagtcaaCCTCTCCAACTTTCTGATGCTTATCATATTTAGTGCACTACTTGTGGTGCCATCAATGCAATATAATCTGGGTAATGTTTAATTTGTGATTGGCATGTTCCATGTATAGATTGATAT
The sequence above is drawn from the Ricinus communis isolate WT05 ecotype wild-type chromosome 7, ASM1957865v1, whole genome shotgun sequence genome and encodes:
- the LOC8259401 gene encoding uncharacterized protein LOC8259401, encoding MFHSFSRIRRNMRKSPRVADESMFINNGAEFPIFVREMDRSRHRWSGLSAIFSIVLAPLSLLSCFSQPHANGADGLWVSGELAQLSEMNHLMVNDSMRYAILM